In Amaranthus tricolor cultivar Red isolate AtriRed21 chromosome 3, ASM2621246v1, whole genome shotgun sequence, a single window of DNA contains:
- the LOC130807318 gene encoding NAC domain-containing protein 72-like, with the protein MGVQEKDPLAQLSLPPGFRFYPTDEELLVQYLCRKVAGHQFSLQIIAEIDLYKFDPWVLPSKALFGEKEWYFFSPRDRKYPNGSRPNRVAGSGYWKATGTDKVITTQGRKVGIKKALVFYVGKAPKGTKTNWIMHEYRLTEPTRKSGSSKLDDWVLCRIYMKNSSAAKPTIIKEHSIGGSSSSSSSHLDDVLESLPEIDDRSFALPRMNSLKNNVGQAQQQPQSDKFTLQQFGSGSFDWAVLAGLTSVPEYTFVGSTQPQSIQVNNSRNDLFIPALPPLSHVESPVDTKFGTSGLTEEEVQSGITTTQRLNSGYYNHNPSVFTQNYTNSIDPFGMGASNQLSGFGFGFRQ; encoded by the exons ATGGGAGTTCAAGAGAAAGACCCATTAGCCCAATTGAGTTTACCACCGGGTTTCCGGTTTTACCCGACTGATGAAGAACTTTTAGTTCAGTATCTTTGTAGAAAAGTAGCTGGTCATCAATTTTCTCTTCAAATTATTGCTGAAATTGATCTTTACAAATTTGATCCTTGGGTTTTACCTA GTAAGGCTTTGTTTGGAGAAAAGGAATGGTATTTTTTCAGTCCAAGGGATAGAAAGTATCCAAACGGGTCCAGACCCAATAGGGTAGCTGGATCCGGGTATTGGAAAGCTACTGGAACTGATAAGGTTATTACAACCCAAGGAAGGAAAGTTGGTATTAAGAAGGCTCTTGTGTTTTATGTTGGTAAAGCGCCTAAAGGAACCAAGACTAATTGGATTATGCACGAATATCGTCTTACTGAACCTACCCGCAAATCTGGTAGCTCCAAG TTGGATGATTGGGTGTTATGTAGAATTTACATGAAAAATTCCAGTGCGGCAAAGCCTACAATAATTAAGGAGCACAGCATAGGaggatcatcatcatcttcatcatcacaTCTTGATGACGTGTTAGAATCTTTACCCGAAATTGATGACCGTTCATTTGCCCTTCCACGTATGAACTCGTTAAAAAATAATGTGGGCCAAGCCCAACAACAGCCACAAAGTGACAAATTTACCCTTCAACAATTCGGGTCGGGTAGTTTTGATTGGGCTGTATTAGCTGGGTTAACGTCAGTACCCGAATATACATTTGTCGGGTCTACTCAGCCTCAATCGATACAAGTAAACAACAGTCGAAATGACTTATTTATCCCTGCATTGCCACCTTTATCACACGTAGAATCTCCGGTAGACACTAAATTTGGTACGTCCGGTTTAACTGAGGAGGAGGTTCAAAGTGGAATTACAACGACTCAACGACTCAACTCGGGGTATTATAATCACAATCCTAGTGTTTTTACCCAAAACTACACCAACTCGATTGACCCATTTGGAATGGGTGCTTCAAATCAGTTATCAGGATTTGGGTTTGGATTCAGGCAGTAA